The following nucleotide sequence is from Novipirellula artificiosorum.
GTTTTCAAAGAGGGGCGCGTAAGAGGCCATGATCACATGATCGGAATTGCGTTCCATGCCCAGCATGAAGGCCGCCTCGGAGAGGGCCCCCATCAGATTTCCGCTGCCCACGCCCCGATTCACCGCGTATTCGCCCACATAGATCTTGGGGCCGGTGCGATCATAGCCGTCATATTTATTCGCATGAGCAAAGAACCAGTGGGGTCCGACATAGTAGTGTTCGTCGATGATCTCAACCGGGGCATCGGGAATTGCCTGATTGGCAATGGTCAGAATCGTTGGATACGTCGCTTTGAGCGCCCGGTAGAATATGCGATAGGCCCGATGATAATCCGCCCCGCTGTTTTCATTGCCGATTTCCACATACTTGACCTTGAAGGGCTCGGGGTGGCCGTTCTGTACACGTAAGGCCCCCCACTTGCTGGAAGCAGGCCCCATCGCATACTCCAGGGCATCCAGGGTATCCTGGAGATAGATATCCACGATCTCCTGCTCGCTGGCCGTTTCGGAGTGACGGGCCTGGCAACTCATGCCCACATTGACCACATACATGACTTCGGCATCCAGGTCTTCCGCCATTTGCAGGAACTCATGGAACCCGAGTCCGTCGCTGGCCCGGTAGCCCCAGAGATCCCAGTGCCCCGGGCGCTGGGCAATGTCACCAATGGTCTCTTTCCATTGAATACGATTATCCAGAGTGCAGCCTTCGACCACACAGCCCCCAGGAAAACGGAGAAACTTGGGGCGTAACTCATGGAGTTTGCCCATCAGGTCCGCGCGCATGCCGGGGATGCGCTGCTTGTATGTATTTTCCGGAAAGAGGGACACCATATCAAACCAGAGGGTCGCCGGTTTTCTCAAACAGATCGCCAGCCTGGCCTTGGGGTCTGTGTCCTTGGCGGTCAGCACGCAACGATACCGCTTCCAGGGCCCGCCTACTCCGCGCACTCGTTTGCGTGCGTACACGGTTTGACCGTCCTGGCTTTCCAGGGTAATGGTTACAGGGCTCTTCTTGTCACTGCGGGCGTAAAAGGAGAGATGATAGTTTTCGCCCTTCACCACTGACATCCCCCAATAGCCCTCATTGGCGAAACCAGCCCGGGCGCCGGCTTGCTTTAACTCGACCCGCAGGGCATGGGGGCTCTGCGCATTCAAGGGTCTCGTGTCATCCAGGGCTATCGCCACGTCGGCTCCACCCTGAGCGACGACAAACCAACCCCGCAAATCGGTTTTCGGCTTCCAGATCGTTTCCCAGCCCTTGTCCGTGCGTACCTTGCCGTTTTCGAGATGCATATGATCGGACATCTCGTTTTCTTCGAAGCTGCGGTTCTGCACCATCTCCGCATAGAGGCCGCCGTCGCCGGCATGATTGATCTCCTCATAGAAGACCCCGTATAGATCCGGACTGACCTGGATCCGCTTTCCCTGCGCATCGACATCCACACGAACAGTCTCGGCGTTGGCCCACGGGGCCAGCACATGGGCCAGGACAATGACGCTCATTCCCATGATGACACACTGTCTCCACGGCAGTCGTTTCACGTCTTTAACTCCTTACTGAAAATTAGCCGCTTGGCCGGTTGTCTCTGTTTCCGGCGCAAGTATCTCAATATGAAACACCCCCCCTACGATCCCCTCGATGCCGGTAAAGCGAATACCGACCTTCTTCTGCTCCCCTGTCACGGCCATTGGAATCGGATAATCCACCGTAAAAAACTCTCCCGGCTCATTCCTGTGCAGTGTCTGGGTAGCGAGTTTGTGTTCACCCGCATAGATGTCGAATCGACGCTTGATTGTCCCCCCCCCCAATAGCGCACACGCAACATCATGGCGGTTCCGGGTTTCACATCCAGGACATAAGAAAACCAGCCACCGAGTTGCGCATCCCGCCAGGTGTTGCCACGAAACTCGCCGGTTCGGCTCTCTGCACCGGCAAAGGCATGATCAATCTCAGACTGCTGGTTGCCGATCAATACCTCATCGACCAGACGCTTCGCCCGCGTCTGTTCCACTTGCCGTTGTCTTGCCAACTCGGTTCTTTGGGTCTGCCACTGCGCCGCGGTATAGCCATCCAGGTACTGGGCATAGCGTTGCGTGATGCCGCGCCAACTTGGGAGCAACGTCAAGGCTGCCGTGGCAGCGTCGGTTCCGATGCGGAAGGTTAGCGTCTTATCGTCAACGGGCTTAAGCCAACTTTCCAAGGGCCGGTCCAGAGCTGTTAATGCCGGCACGTCAGGAAGAGGCCACTTCCAACGAGCTGCGCTGCCACCGCCTTGCAGGTCTGCAATCTCGATGTTGTCGCGTCCGAGCGCCGCGGCTAGTACCACTGGACCGTGGGTGATCGCTACCTTGGTCGGATCGTCGGGCAGTCGCTCCAGCCTTGGTCGCATGGGCAGTGTCCAGACAAGGGTGTCGCCTTCTTGCCAAGTACGTCGGAGGGTCACGTATTGCCCCGGTCCACCGGAAAACGCTGTTGGCTCACCGTTCACGGTCAAACTTGCACCATTTGCCCAAGCCGGCCAGCGCAGACGTAGGGTTAAGGGCACCGGGCGGGTAGGCGACAGACGCAGGGTCACCTGTTCTGAATCGGGGTAGGTGGTTTCCATGCGCAGCTTCAAGCCGCGTTCGGACCAGTCGAGTTCCGAAGGGATGAAAAGATTTACCCATAGACTGTCTGCGTCGTGGAAGTAGATGCTCTCTGCGTACTTGGTATGATTCTCCATCCCCGAGCCGACACAACACCAGAAGCTGCGGAATGGGGTGCTAAAGGCCTGGGGATAGCCGCCGTGGAGTTTGTATTTGTATGTGAACATACCACTCTCCGGGTGCTGGCTGGCCAGGATGTGGTTGTATAGAGCATGCTCGTAATAATCCATCAATTCGGAGCGGGGCTCGATCATGAACAGCAGGCGGTCAAGTTTGAGCATGTTGTAGGTATTGCACGTCTCGGTCATGTCACCCTGTAGACCCTCGGCCAACTGATCGGGTTGACCGAAGCGTTCGTCGGAGCTGTTACCACCATTGACGTAGG
It contains:
- a CDS encoding alpha-L-arabinofuranosidase C-terminal domain-containing protein, whose amino-acid sequence is MKRLPWRQCVIMGMSVIVLAHVLAPWANAETVRVDVDAQGKRIQVSPDLYGVFYEEINHAGDGGLYAEMVQNRSFEENEMSDHMHLENGKVRTDKGWETIWKPKTDLRGWFVVAQGGADVAIALDDTRPLNAQSPHALRVELKQAGARAGFANEGYWGMSVVKGENYHLSFYARSDKKSPVTITLESQDGQTVYARKRVRGVGGPWKRYRCVLTAKDTDPKARLAICLRKPATLWFDMVSLFPENTYKQRIPGMRADLMGKLHELRPKFLRFPGGCVVEGCTLDNRIQWKETIGDIAQRPGHWDLWGYRASDGLGFHEFLQMAEDLDAEVMYVVNVGMSCQARHSETASEQEIVDIYLQDTLDALEYAMGPASSKWGALRVQNGHPEPFKVKYVEIGNENSGADYHRAYRIFYRALKATYPTILTIANQAIPDAPVEIIDEHYYVGPHWFFAHANKYDGYDRTGPKIYVGEYAVNRGVGSGNLMGALSEAAFMLGMERNSDHVIMASYAPLFENVNDREWDVNLIRFNSSRVLGRSSFYVQKMFAEHLPTVMCETAVSNLEAPAPIEPRGRIGLRTWLTDAEFKDLRVTQGDRVLYASAFSQGSADWNSERGTWETQKDAYRQTDPLATDTLTVVGDTSWSDYTLELKAKRNRGAEGFIIVFRHQDNSHVQWNLGGWGNSRHTVQLVADNSASVVTSKDGAIEKGRWYDIRIVLQGNQVSCFLDGELIHRTDVTIREAPNFFANAGVDETTGEVIVKLVNARTQGRDVRLSLKGFGDLDKTVSVITLHGDRPEDENSFAHPLKISPVTSTFTQAGKAFGYTLKPLSVTILRMKGL
- a CDS encoding glycoside hydrolase family 127 protein, which gives rise to MKQRFVFILLASLCAPFADGGEERATTPTVPSPLRALPFKLGRVRLLPSEFTHARDLNAKYLLRLDPDRQMAQMRTQAGLMPKQPAYGGWLQGSACCGHYLTACALQYAATGDERFKQAVERLVEEMAEVQEAYGNGYLGSQDIEVFEQFSQGRIYFPNGNTFKVNDSWVPWYWQHKLFAGLIDAYRLTGSQKAYNVLIQFADWAESVISPMSDNQIQTMLEAEHGGMLESMVELYQITGEIRYLDLSKKFYHNAILASLADCDASVLAEVHANTQVPKFVGVARRYLATGAVRDRQAAENFFSYVRKHYTYVNGGNSSDERFGQPDQLAEGLQGDMTETCNTYNMLKLDRLLFMIEPRSELMDYYEHALYNHILASQHPESGMFTYKYKLHGGYPQAFSTPFRSFWCCVGSGMENHTKYAESIYFHDADSLWVNLFIPSELDWSERGLKLRMETTYPDSEQVTLRLSPTRPVPLTLRLRWPAWANGASLTVNGEPTAFSGGPGQYVTLRRTWQEGDTLVWTLPMRPRLERLPDDPTKVAITHGPVVLAAALGRDNIEIADLQGGGSAARWKWPLPDVPALTALDRPLESWLKPVDDKTLTFRIGTDAATAALTLLPSWRGITQRYAQYLDGYTAAQWQTQRTELARQRQVEQTRAKRLVDEVLIGNQQSEIDHAFAGAESRTGEFRGNTWRDAQLGGWFSYVLDVKPGTAMMLRVRYWGGGQSSVDSTSMRVNTNSLPRHCTGMSRESFLRWIIRFQWP